From the Bombus vancouverensis nearcticus chromosome 3, iyBomVanc1_principal, whole genome shotgun sequence genome, one window contains:
- the LOC117165913 gene encoding carboxylic ester hydrolase-like, which translates to MQRMLTDFWVSFATNEVSNIGGVQWPRLNPNEKLFHYLYIAGSDKIQMGRSINFDQKDFWNSVNFNENKLYTASDILREEL; encoded by the exons ATGCAAAGAATGTTGACCGATTTTTGGGTATCATTTGCAACAAACGA GGTGTCAAATATCGGTGGTGTTCAATGGCCAAGATTAAATCCAAATGAAAAGTTATTTCATTATTTGTATATTGCCGGATCAGATAAAATTCAGATGGGTAGGAGCATAAATTTTGATCAAAAAGATTTTTGGAATTCTGTTAACTTTaacgaaaataaattatatactgCATCTGATATATTAAGAGAAGAATTATAA